The following are encoded in a window of Caldicellulosiruptor danielii genomic DNA:
- a CDS encoding DivIVA domain-containing protein — protein MKTYKFARAFRGFKPSSVIEYLNNLEMTYEKEIKEKQEKIEELQKENEELKNTLKKLEEELSKLNEQKIKIAELLIIAQEKAESIVSKAIEEGENKKRALLAEIEEHEKLLQNLKEEIKRIKGELQSFISKFDEKATGSFQTKLQEESSIM, from the coding sequence ATGAAAACATACAAATTTGCAAGGGCTTTTAGAGGTTTTAAACCAAGTTCTGTCATAGAATATTTAAACAATTTGGAAATGACCTATGAAAAAGAAATAAAAGAAAAACAGGAAAAGATCGAAGAGCTTCAGAAAGAAAATGAGGAGTTAAAGAATACTTTAAAGAAGCTTGAGGAAGAGCTTTCAAAGTTGAACGAGCAGAAAATAAAAATTGCTGAACTTCTCATAATTGCTCAGGAAAAGGCAGAGAGCATCGTATCAAAAGCAATTGAAGAGGGGGAAAACAAAAAAAGAGCTCTTCTTGCTGAAATCGAGGAGCACGAAAAACTTCTGCAAAATTTAAAAGAGGAAATAAAGCGAATAAAAGGAGAACTGCAATCCTTCATTTCTAAATTTGATGAGAAAGCTACAGGTAGTTTTCAAACTAAACTTCAAGAAGAGAGTAGCATTATGTAA
- a CDS encoding polysaccharide deacetylase family protein: MIRVFNISKIIKLVLITILVLLTINIIFIYSKLTVEVANQKKLLPIYCVDRDDKKIALTFDAAWGNDDTKELLSILKKFNAKATFFLVGFWVEKYPEDVKYIFSQGHEVGSHSDKHLHMSRLSESEIIRDIKSCEGKIMKIINKKPVVFRPPYGDYNNTLIKTLYSLGYYIIQWDVDSLDWKDLSAQEIAQRVLKRIKSGSIVLFHNNAKNTKYALPIILSTLSKQGYQFVTVSELIYKDGYYIDHQGVQRKIER, encoded by the coding sequence ATGATAAGAGTTTTTAACATTTCCAAGATTATAAAGCTGGTCTTAATCACAATTCTTGTTTTGCTCACAATAAACATTATTTTTATCTATTCAAAGCTAACTGTAGAGGTTGCAAATCAAAAAAAGCTTTTACCAATCTACTGTGTTGACAGGGATGACAAGAAAATAGCTCTAACATTTGATGCTGCATGGGGAAACGACGATACAAAAGAACTGCTTAGTATACTCAAAAAATTCAATGCAAAAGCTACTTTTTTCCTTGTAGGCTTTTGGGTAGAGAAATATCCTGAAGATGTAAAATATATCTTCAGTCAGGGGCATGAAGTAGGAAGCCATTCTGACAAACATCTTCACATGTCAAGATTATCTGAATCTGAGATAATTAGAGATATTAAGAGCTGTGAAGGTAAAATTATGAAGATTATTAATAAAAAACCAGTAGTTTTTAGACCCCCTTATGGTGATTACAATAATACTTTAATAAAAACACTTTATTCATTGGGATATTACATTATCCAGTGGGATGTTGATTCACTTGATTGGAAGGATTTATCTGCACAAGAGATTGCACAGAGAGTATTGAAGAGAATAAAAAGTGGCTCTATCGTATTGTTTCATAATAATGCTAAAAATACTAAGTATGCTCTGCCAATTATACTCAGTACTCTTTCCAAGCAGGGGTATCAATTTGTAACAGTATCTGAACTAATATACAAAGATGGTTATTATATTGACCATCAAGGTGTTCAGAGGAAAATAGAAAGGTGA
- a CDS encoding ThiF family adenylyltransferase produces MIGPADIFQRTMMLIGEDKIEKLSKANVAVCGLGGVGSFAFEALVRCGVGNFVIVDKDRVVPSNLNRQLIATIPNIGRHKVEIAFERAIEINPFVKIKIVSNKITSENIYKIFGNMNLDYIVDAIDDIGAKVALIKFASNENIKIISCMGMGNRLNPLLIKVSDIYSTHYCPLAKKLRSILRKENIKSLKVVYSEERPSKPDYRYLKEETEKKHVPASISFVPPVAGFIMAYEVIKDLVFCD; encoded by the coding sequence TTGATAGGTCCAGCAGATATTTTCCAAAGAACTATGATGTTGATTGGAGAAGATAAGATTGAAAAACTATCAAAAGCAAATGTAGCAGTGTGTGGGCTTGGTGGAGTTGGAAGTTTTGCGTTTGAAGCTCTTGTTCGCTGTGGAGTAGGAAATTTTGTTATTGTTGACAAAGATAGAGTTGTTCCTTCTAACTTGAACCGACAATTAATAGCTACTATTCCAAATATAGGTAGACACAAGGTGGAGATTGCTTTTGAAAGGGCAATTGAAATAAACCCTTTTGTGAAAATAAAGATAGTATCAAATAAAATTACATCTGAGAATATTTATAAGATTTTTGGGAATATGAATTTAGATTATATAGTAGATGCAATAGATGATATTGGTGCAAAGGTTGCACTTATTAAATTTGCTTCAAATGAGAACATAAAAATAATAAGCTGTATGGGTATGGGCAACAGACTAAATCCTTTGCTTATAAAAGTTTCTGATATATATTCTACACATTATTGTCCGCTTGCTAAAAAACTTAGGAGTATTCTGAGAAAAGAAAATATTAAGAGTTTAAAGGTTGTGTATTCTGAGGAAAGACCGTCGAAACCCGACTATAGATATTTAAAAGAAGAAACAGAAAAAAAGCATGTTCCAGCAAGTATTTCGTTTGTTCCACCAGTTGCAGGATTTATTATGGCATATGAGGTGATAAAGGATTTAGTTTTCTGTGATTAA
- a CDS encoding GNAT family N-acetyltransferase, with protein sequence MNIRKATISDIPHLLYIYNYEVLNSTSTFDIHPKSTEDFLKLFDSHGNKYPIYVAEENFTILGYGYLSPFSEKEAYSITVEDSIYIHPLYRCRGIGKQILKFLIERAKDTGATNIIAKVCAENFISLHLHKSFGFAEVGKLIKVGSKFGRFLDVIILQLIL encoded by the coding sequence ATGAATATTCGCAAAGCAACAATTTCTGATATCCCACACCTGCTTTATATCTACAACTATGAAGTTTTGAACTCAACATCCACATTCGATATCCATCCTAAGAGCACAGAAGATTTTTTGAAATTGTTCGACAGCCATGGCAACAAATACCCTATTTATGTAGCGGAAGAAAATTTCACTATACTGGGTTATGGGTATCTTTCACCATTCTCAGAGAAAGAAGCTTATTCAATCACAGTTGAAGACTCAATATATATACATCCATTGTACAGATGTAGAGGGATTGGCAAGCAGATTTTGAAGTTTTTAATAGAAAGAGCTAAAGACACAGGGGCTACCAACATAATTGCAAAAGTGTGCGCTGAAAACTTTATAAGTTTGCATCTACACAAATCATTCGGTTTTGCAGAAGTTGGAAAGCTTATTAAGGTTGGTAGTAAATTTGGCAGATTTTTAGATGTAATTATTTTACAGCTAATCCTTTGA
- a CDS encoding acyl-CoA dehydratase activase: protein MKEGFFLGIDIGSVSTNVVLIDKNGGVIENMYLRTQGKPIEVLQKALATLYEKYGDSLRIKGVGTTGSGRHLASLVVGADIVKNEITAHAKAAIYFVPDVRTIIEIGGQDSKIILIKDRIVIDFAMNTICAAGTGSFLDRQAERLNIPIEKFGETAIKSQNPVRIAGRCAVFAESDMIHKQQLGHRCEDILFGLCLALARNYLTNLAKGKNLENPILFQGGVAANIAMKKAFEQLLGTQIIVPKFYNVMGAIGIALLAKERTKGLITKFRGFENINGCKFETKGFECHDCSNYCEVVGFYSNGSLVARWGDRCQKYSSNRNYHIENSKNL, encoded by the coding sequence GTGAAAGAGGGCTTCTTTTTAGGGATTGATATTGGTTCTGTTAGTACCAACGTAGTCTTGATTGATAAAAATGGTGGGGTAATTGAAAACATGTATCTCAGGACCCAAGGGAAGCCTATAGAGGTTTTGCAAAAAGCTCTTGCTACACTTTACGAAAAATATGGAGATAGTTTGAGGATAAAAGGAGTTGGAACCACAGGCTCGGGCAGACATTTAGCATCGCTGGTGGTAGGAGCAGACATTGTAAAAAATGAGATAACTGCTCATGCAAAAGCTGCAATCTATTTTGTACCTGATGTAAGAACTATAATTGAAATAGGAGGACAAGATTCGAAAATAATCTTAATAAAAGATAGAATTGTTATTGACTTTGCTATGAATACAATCTGTGCTGCGGGAACAGGTTCTTTTTTGGATAGACAAGCAGAAAGACTTAATATTCCAATTGAAAAGTTTGGCGAAACAGCAATAAAATCACAAAATCCTGTAAGAATAGCTGGCAGGTGTGCTGTGTTTGCTGAGTCAGACATGATTCACAAACAACAGCTTGGACATCGCTGTGAAGATATTCTTTTTGGGCTTTGTTTAGCTCTGGCAAGAAACTATCTTACCAATTTGGCAAAAGGAAAAAACTTGGAAAACCCAATACTGTTCCAAGGGGGTGTTGCAGCAAACATAGCAATGAAAAAGGCTTTTGAGCAACTTCTTGGAACACAAATTATAGTTCCAAAGTTCTACAATGTGATGGGAGCAATAGGTATTGCCCTGCTGGCAAAGGAGAGAACAAAAGGTCTTATTACAAAATTCAGGGGTTTTGAAAACATCAATGGTTGCAAGTTTGAGACAAAAGGATTTGAGTGCCATGACTGCTCTAATTATTGTGAGGTTGTTGGTTTTTATAGCAATGGTAGTTTAGTAGCAAGGTGGGGTGATAGATGCCAGAAATACTCATCTAACAGGAATTATCATATTGAAAACTCTAAAAATCTGTGA
- a CDS encoding acyl-CoA dehydratase activase-related protein — protein sequence MKVGVPNSFCYAGMENFFIRVIPEVFEDSQVIFSGKTTKEMVEYGLKNGCDELCIPAKIFIGHVEYLIRKKSVDVLFLPRLVSVLPSTYSCPKIIGIPDIIRANYHGVKLVVPEINLRKKRKMMSEKSMKNEQLFDFPMAKIAKVKNIMVLAHSYVIFDEFLNKGILETIKSAGYNPIYPIYYRFNSFYISSDLPKEFFWSSARDIYNYFEWAVNNTQINGVVYLMTFGCGIDSVLQELIMRKCNELGLPYLCITVDEHCADVGIQTRIEAYLDMIEWRTSKDEKNYLSTHG from the coding sequence GTGAAGGTAGGAGTTCCAAATAGTTTTTGCTATGCTGGAATGGAAAACTTTTTTATAAGAGTTATACCAGAAGTCTTTGAAGATTCTCAAGTAATCTTTTCAGGCAAAACAACAAAGGAAATGGTAGAATATGGGCTTAAAAATGGCTGTGATGAACTTTGTATCCCTGCCAAAATTTTTATTGGACATGTAGAGTATCTTATAAGAAAAAAGAGTGTAGATGTGTTGTTTTTGCCACGCCTTGTATCTGTATTACCAAGCACCTATTCATGCCCCAAAATTATTGGTATTCCAGATATCATAAGAGCTAACTATCATGGAGTTAAGTTAGTGGTACCTGAAATAAATTTAAGAAAAAAGAGAAAAATGATGTCAGAAAAAAGTATGAAAAATGAACAACTTTTTGATTTTCCTATGGCCAAGATAGCTAAAGTTAAAAATATAATGGTATTGGCCCATAGCTATGTAATTTTTGATGAATTTTTAAACAAAGGTATATTGGAAACTATAAAAAGCGCGGGCTACAATCCTATTTACCCCATATATTATCGTTTTAATTCTTTTTATATCTCCTCTGATTTGCCAAAGGAGTTCTTTTGGTCCTCTGCTAGGGATATCTACAATTATTTTGAATGGGCAGTAAATAATACTCAAATTAATGGTGTTGTATACCTTATGACATTTGGATGTGGAATTGACTCTGTTTTGCAGGAACTGATTATGAGAAAATGCAATGAACTGGGACTGCCTTATCTTTGTATTACTGTAGATGAACACTGTGCTGATGTGGGGATACAAACAAGAATAGAAGCCTATTTAGATATGATTGAATGGAGGACCAGCAAAGATGAGAAAAATTACCTTTCCACACATGGGTAA
- a CDS encoding single-stranded DNA-binding protein — MSKNPLENNRVYLCGKVVTPLKFSHESFGERFFTFKLEIPRLSQQKDVLIVTVSDRLLINVNLEEGNLAEVLGQFRSYNNPSNVGNRLILTVFARDIKNIESIDPSKNINEIFLNGYVCKKPQYRTTPLGREITDILLAVNRLYGKSDYIPCIAWGRNARFASTFQIGDNIKIWGRVQSRDYQKKLEDGGIEIRTAYEVSIFKLEKVEKSENVS; from the coding sequence ATGTCAAAAAATCCTTTAGAAAACAATAGAGTTTACTTATGTGGAAAGGTTGTTACTCCACTTAAATTTAGTCATGAAAGTTTTGGTGAAAGATTTTTTACATTTAAACTTGAAATTCCTCGACTTTCTCAACAAAAGGATGTCTTAATAGTAACAGTTTCTGATAGACTTTTAATCAATGTAAATCTTGAAGAGGGAAACTTAGCAGAAGTATTAGGACAGTTCAGGTCATACAACAATCCTTCAAACGTAGGCAACAGACTCATCTTAACAGTATTTGCAAGGGACATTAAAAATATTGAGAGTATTGACCCCTCGAAAAATATCAATGAGATCTTCTTAAATGGATATGTATGTAAAAAACCTCAGTACCGTACCACGCCCTTAGGAAGGGAAATAACAGATATTTTGCTTGCTGTAAATAGACTTTATGGAAAGTCTGATTATATTCCTTGCATTGCTTGGGGGAGAAATGCACGTTTTGCCAGTACGTTCCAAATAGGTGATAACATAAAAATATGGGGAAGAGTGCAAAGTAGAGATTATCAAAAGAAATTAGAAGATGGTGGGATAGAAATCAGAACGGCTTACGAAGTTTCAATATTTAAGTTAGAAAAAGTAGAAAAGAGTGAGAATGTAAGCTAA
- the nth gene encoding endonuclease III — MTKKEKASYVIKELLKIYPQPKCTLNYNKPYELLIATILAAQSTDERVNKITAELFKKYPTLESFAEADISELENDIKPVGFYKNKANSIKETARILIDKYNGTLPTTIEELVKLKGVGRKTANVIMANIYGIPSIIVDTHCKRLSNRLGLVDSKDATKIEFELRSIVEPQMYTIFSNLMVYHGRAVCKAIKPKCEVCTLKDVCEYFKARK, encoded by the coding sequence ATTACTAAAAAAGAAAAAGCAAGCTATGTGATAAAAGAACTTTTAAAGATTTATCCACAGCCAAAGTGTACTTTAAATTATAATAAACCATATGAGCTTTTGATTGCAACCATTTTGGCAGCACAAAGCACAGACGAGCGTGTAAATAAGATTACTGCTGAGCTTTTCAAAAAGTATCCTACACTTGAAAGTTTTGCAGAGGCAGATATCTCTGAGCTTGAGAACGATATAAAGCCTGTTGGGTTTTATAAAAATAAAGCGAACAGTATTAAAGAAACCGCAAGAATTTTAATTGATAAATATAACGGTACATTACCAACTACTATAGAAGAACTCGTAAAACTCAAGGGAGTTGGAAGAAAAACAGCAAATGTAATAATGGCAAATATTTATGGAATACCTTCAATAATAGTTGATACTCACTGCAAAAGACTTTCAAATAGACTTGGGCTTGTCGATAGTAAAGACGCTACAAAGATAGAGTTTGAGCTAAGATCTATCGTTGAGCCTCAGATGTACACTATATTTAGTAATTTGATGGTTTACCATGGGAGAGCAGTTTGCAAGGCAATAAAACCGAAATGTGAAGTGTGTACTTTAAAAGATGTTTGTGAGTATTTCAAGGCCCGAAAATAG